One region of Flavobacterium sp. KACC 22763 genomic DNA includes:
- a CDS encoding T9SS type A sorting domain-containing protein, translated as MKKIIRLSLVAALLFTGISTYAIDGTADFNLHVIKANGKMITFGLNQTQKANLAIYDKDGSLIYSETASGKDGILRTFSLEEFPEGTYFLEVENDTKKAKYEITITDDSTVLSKNAVSSVYKADFAKNTSVATR; from the coding sequence ATGAAAAAGATTATTAGATTGAGTTTAGTAGCAGCGTTGCTTTTTACAGGAATTAGCACATATGCAATTGATGGAACAGCAGATTTTAATCTGCATGTTATTAAAGCTAATGGTAAAATGATCACATTTGGTCTTAACCAAACACAAAAAGCCAACTTAGCTATTTATGACAAAGACGGATCTCTAATTTATTCTGAAACCGCTTCAGGTAAAGATGGAATTTTAAGAACTTTTAGTCTAGAAGAGTTTCCAGAAGGAACTTATTTCTTAGAAGTAGAAAACGATACAAAAAAAGCAAAATACGAAATCACAATAACTGACGATTCAACCGTTTTATCTAAAAACGCTGTTTCTTCAGTTTACAAAGCAGATTTTGCTAAAAATACAAGTGTGGCAACACGCTAA
- a CDS encoding secretion protein: MKKIMKLSLVCAVLLTGMSTYAIDGNETLNLHVLKGNGKVIAFGINQLQKAVISIYDTNNNLIYTENASGKDGILRTFSLEEFPQGKYILEVADSFKKVKYDITVNANSSVLSSKGTVSLN; encoded by the coding sequence ATGAAAAAGATTATGAAATTAAGTTTAGTATGTGCAGTACTTCTAACAGGAATGAGTACTTATGCAATTGATGGCAATGAAACGTTAAATCTTCACGTGTTAAAAGGAAATGGCAAGGTAATTGCTTTTGGAATTAATCAATTGCAAAAAGCAGTTATTAGTATATATGATACAAATAATAATTTAATCTATACTGAAAACGCTTCTGGTAAAGACGGAATCTTAAGAACTTTCAGTTTAGAAGAATTTCCACAAGGAAAATATATTTTAGAAGTTGCTGATAGCTTCAAAAAAGTAAAATACGATATCACTGTTAATGCTAATAGTTCTGTTTTGTCTTCAAAAGGAACTGTTTCTCTTAACTAA